A genome region from Struthio camelus isolate bStrCam1 chromosome 26, bStrCam1.hap1, whole genome shotgun sequence includes the following:
- the TLE2 gene encoding transducin-like enhancer protein 2 isoform X7 codes for MFPQGRHPAPLPAGQPFKFSVLEICDRIKEEFQFLQAQYHSLKLECEKLVSEKTEMQRHYVMYYEMSYGLNIEMHKQAEIVKRLSAICAQIIPFLTQEQQQLQHLSHHAPPIPLTPHPSSMQPSSLTGVSSASGLLALSGALMAQSQLAAKEDRVVQDGENREHTPSRSVSASPPESLQDEERTGSTGLKRKREEKDLPGHYDSDGDKSDYNLVVDEDPPSEPGSPGRAPSARLPPARRDLPGSPASVASSRSATPLRPKDPSASDLSASAPASKSAGSSSPRDTLTPGPGPSSASHLRPPPAKPPATDTITLRSPLSVSSPYTSSFGMVPHATLNGELTAPSMYMGIHLSPQVSSTVMYGRSPMVAFESHPHLRASSLSSSLSTIPGGKPAYSFHVSADGQMQPVPFPPDALIGSGIPRHARQLHTLTHGEVVCAVTISNSTQHVYTGGKGCVKVWDVGQPGTKTAVAQLDCLNRDNYIRSCKLLPDGRSLIVGGEASTLSIWDLAAPTPRIKAELTSSAPACYALAISPDAKVCFSCCSDGNIVVWDLQNQTMVRQFQGHTDGASCIDISNYGTKLWTGGLDNTVRCWDLREGRQLQQHDFSSQIFSLGYCPTGEWLAVGMESSNVEILHVTKPEKYQLHLHESCVLSLKFASCGKWFVSTGKDNLLNAWRTPYGASIFQSKESSSVLSCDISINDKFIVTGSGDKKATVYEVVY; via the exons TATTATGAAATGTCCTACGGGCTGAACATTGAAATGCACAAGCAG GCAGAGATTGTCAAGAGACTGAGTGCCATCTGCGCCCAGATTATACCCTTCCTGACGCAGGAG cagcagcagcttcagcacctCTCCCACCACGCACCCCCCATCCCGCTGACCCCCCATCCCTCCAGCATGCAGCCATCTAGCCTGACGGGGGTCAGCAGCGCCTCGGGGCTCCTGGCCCTCTCGGGGGCACTCATGGCACAGTCGCAGCTCGCTGCCAAGGAGGACAGAGTGGTccaggatggggagaacagaG AGCACACCCCAAGCCGG AGCGTTTCTGCTTCCCCTcctgagagcctgcaggacgAGGAGCGGACGGGCAGCACAGGGCTGAAGCGGAAACGGGAAGAAAAGGACCTTCCTGGGCATTAT GACAGCGATGGGGACAAGAGTGACTACAACCTTGTGGTGGATGAG GACCCGCCCTcggagcccggcagccccggccgcgcgcccagcgcccggctgcccccggcccgccgcgacCTGCCCGGAAGCCCGGCCTCGGTCGCCTCCAGCCGCAGCGCGACTCCCCTCCGGCCGAAGGACCCGAGCGCG AGCGACCTCTCAGCCAGCGCTCCTGCCTCCAAGTCGGCCGGTTCCTCCTCTCCCCGGGACACGCTCACGCCCGGCCCCGGGCCCAGCTCAGCCTCCCATCTCCGGCCACCTCCTGCCAAGCCACCTGCCACAGACACCATCA CTCTCCGCAGCCCGCTGAGCGTGTCCAGCCCCTACACGTCCTCCTTCGGGATGGTGCCTCATGCCACCCTCAACGGCGAGCTCACGGCCCCCAGCATGTATATGGGCATCCACCTCTCCCCACAAGTCAGCAGCACTGTGATGTACGGCCGGTCCCCGATG GTGGCCTTCGAGTCTCACCCTCACCTGAGGGCTTCCTCACTCTCTTCTTCACTCTCCACCATCCCTGGAGGGAAACC CGCCTACTCCTTCCACGTCAGCGCCGACGGGCAGATGCAGCCGGTGCCCTTCCCGCCCGACGCCCTCATCGGCTCCGGCATCCCCCGCCACGCGCGGCAGCTCCACACGCTGACCCACGGCGAGGTGGTCTGCGCCGTCACCATCAGCAACTCCACGCAACATGTCTACACCGGGGGCAAGGGCTGCGTGAAGGTGTGGgacgtggggcagccgggcaccAAGACGGCTGTGGCGCAGCTGGACTGCTTG AACCGGGACAACTACATCCGCTCCTGCAAGCTGCTCCCCGACGGCCGGAGCCTCATCGTGGGAGGGGAGGCCAGCACCCTGTCCATCTGGGACCTGGCTGCCCCCACGCCCCGCATCAAGGCCGAGCTCACCTCCTCCGCGCCCGCCTGCTACGCCCTGGCCATCAGCCCCGACGCCAAGGTctgcttctcctgctgcagcGACGGCAACATCGTGGTGTGGGACCTGCAGAACCAGACCATGGTGAG GCAGTTTCAAGGCCACACGGATGGTGCAAGCTGCATTGATATTTCTAACTATGGCACCAAGCTGTGGACAGGGGGTCTGGACAACACGGTGCGTTGCTGGGACCTGCGGGAAGGGCGTCAGCTGCAGCAGCATGACTTCAGCTCCCag ATCTTCTCCCTGGGGTACTGCCCCACGGGCGAGTGGCTCGCCGTCGGCATGGAGAGCAGCAACGTGGAGATCCTGCATGTGACCAAACCTGAGAAATACCAGCTGCACCTCCACGAGAGCTGTGTCCTGTCCCTCAAGTTCGCCTCCTGTG GGAAGTGGTTTGTGAGCACGGGGAAGGACAACCTGTTGAATGCCTGGCGGACACCCTATGGAGCCAGCATCTTCCAG tccAAAGAGTCTTCATCTGTGCTGAGCTGCGACATCTCCATCAACGACAAGTTTATCGTTACGGGCTCAGGTGACAAGAAGGCCACTGTGTACGAAGTGGTGTACTGA
- the TLE2 gene encoding transducin-like enhancer protein 2 isoform X5, whose product MFPQGRHPAPLPAGQPFKFSVLEICDRIKEEFQFLQAQYHSLKLECEKLVSEKTEMQRHYVMYYEMSYGLNIEMHKQAEIVKRLSAICAQIIPFLTQEHQQQVLQAVERAKQVTMGELNSIVGQQLQHLSHHAPPIPLTPHPSSMQPSSLTGVSSASGLLALSGALMAQSQLAAKEDRVVQDGENREHTPSRSVSASPPESLQDEERTGSTGLKRKREEKDLPGHYDSDGDKSDYNLVVDEDPPSEPGSPGRAPSARLPPARRDLPGSPASVASSRSATPLRPKDPSASDLSASAPASKSAGSSSPRDTLTPGPGPSSASHLRPPPAKPPATDTITLRSPLSVSSPYTSSFGMVPHATLNGELTAPSMYMGIHLSPQVSSTVMYGRSPMVAFESHPHLRASSLSSSLSTIPGGKPAYSFHVSADGQMQPVPFPPDALIGSGIPRHARQLHTLTHGEVVCAVTISNSTQHVYTGGKGCVKVWDVGQPGTKTAVAQLDCLNRDNYIRSCKLLPDGRSLIVGGEASTLSIWDLAAPTPRIKAELTSSAPACYALAISPDAKVCFSCCSDGNIVVWDLQNQTMVRQFQGHTDGASCIDISNYGTKLWTGGLDNTVRCWDLREGRQLQQHDFSSQIFSLGYCPTGEWLAVGMESSNVEILHVTKPEKYQLHLHESCVLSLKFASCGKWFVSTGKDNLLNAWRTPYGASIFQSKESSSVLSCDISINDKFIVTGSGDKKATVYEVVY is encoded by the exons TATTATGAAATGTCCTACGGGCTGAACATTGAAATGCACAAGCAG GCAGAGATTGTCAAGAGACTGAGTGCCATCTGCGCCCAGATTATACCCTTCCTGACGCAGGAG caccagcagcaggtcCTGCAGGCGGTGGAGCGGGCCAAGCAGGTGACCATGGGGGAGCTCAACAGCATCGTTGGG cagcagcttcagcacctCTCCCACCACGCACCCCCCATCCCGCTGACCCCCCATCCCTCCAGCATGCAGCCATCTAGCCTGACGGGGGTCAGCAGCGCCTCGGGGCTCCTGGCCCTCTCGGGGGCACTCATGGCACAGTCGCAGCTCGCTGCCAAGGAGGACAGAGTGGTccaggatggggagaacagaG AGCACACCCCAAGCCGG AGCGTTTCTGCTTCCCCTcctgagagcctgcaggacgAGGAGCGGACGGGCAGCACAGGGCTGAAGCGGAAACGGGAAGAAAAGGACCTTCCTGGGCATTAT GACAGCGATGGGGACAAGAGTGACTACAACCTTGTGGTGGATGAG GACCCGCCCTcggagcccggcagccccggccgcgcgcccagcgcccggctgcccccggcccgccgcgacCTGCCCGGAAGCCCGGCCTCGGTCGCCTCCAGCCGCAGCGCGACTCCCCTCCGGCCGAAGGACCCGAGCGCG AGCGACCTCTCAGCCAGCGCTCCTGCCTCCAAGTCGGCCGGTTCCTCCTCTCCCCGGGACACGCTCACGCCCGGCCCCGGGCCCAGCTCAGCCTCCCATCTCCGGCCACCTCCTGCCAAGCCACCTGCCACAGACACCATCA CTCTCCGCAGCCCGCTGAGCGTGTCCAGCCCCTACACGTCCTCCTTCGGGATGGTGCCTCATGCCACCCTCAACGGCGAGCTCACGGCCCCCAGCATGTATATGGGCATCCACCTCTCCCCACAAGTCAGCAGCACTGTGATGTACGGCCGGTCCCCGATG GTGGCCTTCGAGTCTCACCCTCACCTGAGGGCTTCCTCACTCTCTTCTTCACTCTCCACCATCCCTGGAGGGAAACC CGCCTACTCCTTCCACGTCAGCGCCGACGGGCAGATGCAGCCGGTGCCCTTCCCGCCCGACGCCCTCATCGGCTCCGGCATCCCCCGCCACGCGCGGCAGCTCCACACGCTGACCCACGGCGAGGTGGTCTGCGCCGTCACCATCAGCAACTCCACGCAACATGTCTACACCGGGGGCAAGGGCTGCGTGAAGGTGTGGgacgtggggcagccgggcaccAAGACGGCTGTGGCGCAGCTGGACTGCTTG AACCGGGACAACTACATCCGCTCCTGCAAGCTGCTCCCCGACGGCCGGAGCCTCATCGTGGGAGGGGAGGCCAGCACCCTGTCCATCTGGGACCTGGCTGCCCCCACGCCCCGCATCAAGGCCGAGCTCACCTCCTCCGCGCCCGCCTGCTACGCCCTGGCCATCAGCCCCGACGCCAAGGTctgcttctcctgctgcagcGACGGCAACATCGTGGTGTGGGACCTGCAGAACCAGACCATGGTGAG GCAGTTTCAAGGCCACACGGATGGTGCAAGCTGCATTGATATTTCTAACTATGGCACCAAGCTGTGGACAGGGGGTCTGGACAACACGGTGCGTTGCTGGGACCTGCGGGAAGGGCGTCAGCTGCAGCAGCATGACTTCAGCTCCCag ATCTTCTCCCTGGGGTACTGCCCCACGGGCGAGTGGCTCGCCGTCGGCATGGAGAGCAGCAACGTGGAGATCCTGCATGTGACCAAACCTGAGAAATACCAGCTGCACCTCCACGAGAGCTGTGTCCTGTCCCTCAAGTTCGCCTCCTGTG GGAAGTGGTTTGTGAGCACGGGGAAGGACAACCTGTTGAATGCCTGGCGGACACCCTATGGAGCCAGCATCTTCCAG tccAAAGAGTCTTCATCTGTGCTGAGCTGCGACATCTCCATCAACGACAAGTTTATCGTTACGGGCTCAGGTGACAAGAAGGCCACTGTGTACGAAGTGGTGTACTGA
- the TLE2 gene encoding transducin-like enhancer protein 2 isoform X2 — protein MFPQGRHPAPLPAGQPFKFSVLEICDRIKEEFQFLQAQYHSLKLECEKLVSEKTEMQRHYVMYYEMSYGLNIEMHKQAEIVKRLSAICAQIIPFLTQEHQQQVLQAVERAKQVTMGELNSIVGQQLQHLSHHAPPIPLTPHPSSMQPSSLTGVSSASGLLALSGALMAQSQLAAKEDRVVQDGENREHTPSRDLWVAVAQCLLLMCGLLSSFSLPNLSVSASPPESLQDEERTGSTGLKRKREEKDLPGHYDSDGDKSDYNLVVDEDPPSEPGSPGRAPSARLPPARRDLPGSPASVASSRSATPLRPKDPSASDLSASAPASKSAGSSSPRDTLTPGPGPSSASHLRPPPAKPPATDTITLRSPLSVSSPYTSSFGMVPHATLNGELTAPSMYMGIHLSPQVSSTVMYGRSPMVAFESHPHLRASSLSSSLSTIPGGKPAYSFHVSADGQMQPVPFPPDALIGSGIPRHARQLHTLTHGEVVCAVTISNSTQHVYTGGKGCVKVWDVGQPGTKTAVAQLDCLNRDNYIRSCKLLPDGRSLIVGGEASTLSIWDLAAPTPRIKAELTSSAPACYALAISPDAKVCFSCCSDGNIVVWDLQNQTMVRQFQGHTDGASCIDISNYGTKLWTGGLDNTVRCWDLREGRQLQQHDFSSQIFSLGYCPTGEWLAVGMESSNVEILHVTKPEKYQLHLHESCVLSLKFASCGKWFVSTGKDNLLNAWRTPYGASIFQSKESSSVLSCDISINDKFIVTGSGDKKATVYEVVY, from the exons TATTATGAAATGTCCTACGGGCTGAACATTGAAATGCACAAGCAG GCAGAGATTGTCAAGAGACTGAGTGCCATCTGCGCCCAGATTATACCCTTCCTGACGCAGGAG caccagcagcaggtcCTGCAGGCGGTGGAGCGGGCCAAGCAGGTGACCATGGGGGAGCTCAACAGCATCGTTGGG cagcagcttcagcacctCTCCCACCACGCACCCCCCATCCCGCTGACCCCCCATCCCTCCAGCATGCAGCCATCTAGCCTGACGGGGGTCAGCAGCGCCTCGGGGCTCCTGGCCCTCTCGGGGGCACTCATGGCACAGTCGCAGCTCGCTGCCAAGGAGGACAGAGTGGTccaggatggggagaacagaG AGCACACCCCAAGCCGG GACCTGTGGGTTGCAGTGGCCCAGTGCCTTCTCCTGATGTGTGggctcctttcttctttctcccttcccaaCTTG AGCGTTTCTGCTTCCCCTcctgagagcctgcaggacgAGGAGCGGACGGGCAGCACAGGGCTGAAGCGGAAACGGGAAGAAAAGGACCTTCCTGGGCATTAT GACAGCGATGGGGACAAGAGTGACTACAACCTTGTGGTGGATGAG GACCCGCCCTcggagcccggcagccccggccgcgcgcccagcgcccggctgcccccggcccgccgcgacCTGCCCGGAAGCCCGGCCTCGGTCGCCTCCAGCCGCAGCGCGACTCCCCTCCGGCCGAAGGACCCGAGCGCG AGCGACCTCTCAGCCAGCGCTCCTGCCTCCAAGTCGGCCGGTTCCTCCTCTCCCCGGGACACGCTCACGCCCGGCCCCGGGCCCAGCTCAGCCTCCCATCTCCGGCCACCTCCTGCCAAGCCACCTGCCACAGACACCATCA CTCTCCGCAGCCCGCTGAGCGTGTCCAGCCCCTACACGTCCTCCTTCGGGATGGTGCCTCATGCCACCCTCAACGGCGAGCTCACGGCCCCCAGCATGTATATGGGCATCCACCTCTCCCCACAAGTCAGCAGCACTGTGATGTACGGCCGGTCCCCGATG GTGGCCTTCGAGTCTCACCCTCACCTGAGGGCTTCCTCACTCTCTTCTTCACTCTCCACCATCCCTGGAGGGAAACC CGCCTACTCCTTCCACGTCAGCGCCGACGGGCAGATGCAGCCGGTGCCCTTCCCGCCCGACGCCCTCATCGGCTCCGGCATCCCCCGCCACGCGCGGCAGCTCCACACGCTGACCCACGGCGAGGTGGTCTGCGCCGTCACCATCAGCAACTCCACGCAACATGTCTACACCGGGGGCAAGGGCTGCGTGAAGGTGTGGgacgtggggcagccgggcaccAAGACGGCTGTGGCGCAGCTGGACTGCTTG AACCGGGACAACTACATCCGCTCCTGCAAGCTGCTCCCCGACGGCCGGAGCCTCATCGTGGGAGGGGAGGCCAGCACCCTGTCCATCTGGGACCTGGCTGCCCCCACGCCCCGCATCAAGGCCGAGCTCACCTCCTCCGCGCCCGCCTGCTACGCCCTGGCCATCAGCCCCGACGCCAAGGTctgcttctcctgctgcagcGACGGCAACATCGTGGTGTGGGACCTGCAGAACCAGACCATGGTGAG GCAGTTTCAAGGCCACACGGATGGTGCAAGCTGCATTGATATTTCTAACTATGGCACCAAGCTGTGGACAGGGGGTCTGGACAACACGGTGCGTTGCTGGGACCTGCGGGAAGGGCGTCAGCTGCAGCAGCATGACTTCAGCTCCCag ATCTTCTCCCTGGGGTACTGCCCCACGGGCGAGTGGCTCGCCGTCGGCATGGAGAGCAGCAACGTGGAGATCCTGCATGTGACCAAACCTGAGAAATACCAGCTGCACCTCCACGAGAGCTGTGTCCTGTCCCTCAAGTTCGCCTCCTGTG GGAAGTGGTTTGTGAGCACGGGGAAGGACAACCTGTTGAATGCCTGGCGGACACCCTATGGAGCCAGCATCTTCCAG tccAAAGAGTCTTCATCTGTGCTGAGCTGCGACATCTCCATCAACGACAAGTTTATCGTTACGGGCTCAGGTGACAAGAAGGCCACTGTGTACGAAGTGGTGTACTGA
- the TLE2 gene encoding transducin-like enhancer protein 2 isoform X1 translates to MFPQGRHPAPLPAGQPFKFSVLEICDRIKEEFQFLQAQYHSLKLECEKLVSEKTEMQRHYVMYYEMSYGLNIEMHKQAEIVKRLSAICAQIIPFLTQEHQQQVLQAVERAKQVTMGELNSIVGQQQLQHLSHHAPPIPLTPHPSSMQPSSLTGVSSASGLLALSGALMAQSQLAAKEDRVVQDGENREHTPSRDLWVAVAQCLLLMCGLLSSFSLPNLSVSASPPESLQDEERTGSTGLKRKREEKDLPGHYDSDGDKSDYNLVVDEDPPSEPGSPGRAPSARLPPARRDLPGSPASVASSRSATPLRPKDPSASDLSASAPASKSAGSSSPRDTLTPGPGPSSASHLRPPPAKPPATDTITLRSPLSVSSPYTSSFGMVPHATLNGELTAPSMYMGIHLSPQVSSTVMYGRSPMVAFESHPHLRASSLSSSLSTIPGGKPAYSFHVSADGQMQPVPFPPDALIGSGIPRHARQLHTLTHGEVVCAVTISNSTQHVYTGGKGCVKVWDVGQPGTKTAVAQLDCLNRDNYIRSCKLLPDGRSLIVGGEASTLSIWDLAAPTPRIKAELTSSAPACYALAISPDAKVCFSCCSDGNIVVWDLQNQTMVRQFQGHTDGASCIDISNYGTKLWTGGLDNTVRCWDLREGRQLQQHDFSSQIFSLGYCPTGEWLAVGMESSNVEILHVTKPEKYQLHLHESCVLSLKFASCGKWFVSTGKDNLLNAWRTPYGASIFQSKESSSVLSCDISINDKFIVTGSGDKKATVYEVVY, encoded by the exons TATTATGAAATGTCCTACGGGCTGAACATTGAAATGCACAAGCAG GCAGAGATTGTCAAGAGACTGAGTGCCATCTGCGCCCAGATTATACCCTTCCTGACGCAGGAG caccagcagcaggtcCTGCAGGCGGTGGAGCGGGCCAAGCAGGTGACCATGGGGGAGCTCAACAGCATCGTTGGG cagcagcagcttcagcacctCTCCCACCACGCACCCCCCATCCCGCTGACCCCCCATCCCTCCAGCATGCAGCCATCTAGCCTGACGGGGGTCAGCAGCGCCTCGGGGCTCCTGGCCCTCTCGGGGGCACTCATGGCACAGTCGCAGCTCGCTGCCAAGGAGGACAGAGTGGTccaggatggggagaacagaG AGCACACCCCAAGCCGG GACCTGTGGGTTGCAGTGGCCCAGTGCCTTCTCCTGATGTGTGggctcctttcttctttctcccttcccaaCTTG AGCGTTTCTGCTTCCCCTcctgagagcctgcaggacgAGGAGCGGACGGGCAGCACAGGGCTGAAGCGGAAACGGGAAGAAAAGGACCTTCCTGGGCATTAT GACAGCGATGGGGACAAGAGTGACTACAACCTTGTGGTGGATGAG GACCCGCCCTcggagcccggcagccccggccgcgcgcccagcgcccggctgcccccggcccgccgcgacCTGCCCGGAAGCCCGGCCTCGGTCGCCTCCAGCCGCAGCGCGACTCCCCTCCGGCCGAAGGACCCGAGCGCG AGCGACCTCTCAGCCAGCGCTCCTGCCTCCAAGTCGGCCGGTTCCTCCTCTCCCCGGGACACGCTCACGCCCGGCCCCGGGCCCAGCTCAGCCTCCCATCTCCGGCCACCTCCTGCCAAGCCACCTGCCACAGACACCATCA CTCTCCGCAGCCCGCTGAGCGTGTCCAGCCCCTACACGTCCTCCTTCGGGATGGTGCCTCATGCCACCCTCAACGGCGAGCTCACGGCCCCCAGCATGTATATGGGCATCCACCTCTCCCCACAAGTCAGCAGCACTGTGATGTACGGCCGGTCCCCGATG GTGGCCTTCGAGTCTCACCCTCACCTGAGGGCTTCCTCACTCTCTTCTTCACTCTCCACCATCCCTGGAGGGAAACC CGCCTACTCCTTCCACGTCAGCGCCGACGGGCAGATGCAGCCGGTGCCCTTCCCGCCCGACGCCCTCATCGGCTCCGGCATCCCCCGCCACGCGCGGCAGCTCCACACGCTGACCCACGGCGAGGTGGTCTGCGCCGTCACCATCAGCAACTCCACGCAACATGTCTACACCGGGGGCAAGGGCTGCGTGAAGGTGTGGgacgtggggcagccgggcaccAAGACGGCTGTGGCGCAGCTGGACTGCTTG AACCGGGACAACTACATCCGCTCCTGCAAGCTGCTCCCCGACGGCCGGAGCCTCATCGTGGGAGGGGAGGCCAGCACCCTGTCCATCTGGGACCTGGCTGCCCCCACGCCCCGCATCAAGGCCGAGCTCACCTCCTCCGCGCCCGCCTGCTACGCCCTGGCCATCAGCCCCGACGCCAAGGTctgcttctcctgctgcagcGACGGCAACATCGTGGTGTGGGACCTGCAGAACCAGACCATGGTGAG GCAGTTTCAAGGCCACACGGATGGTGCAAGCTGCATTGATATTTCTAACTATGGCACCAAGCTGTGGACAGGGGGTCTGGACAACACGGTGCGTTGCTGGGACCTGCGGGAAGGGCGTCAGCTGCAGCAGCATGACTTCAGCTCCCag ATCTTCTCCCTGGGGTACTGCCCCACGGGCGAGTGGCTCGCCGTCGGCATGGAGAGCAGCAACGTGGAGATCCTGCATGTGACCAAACCTGAGAAATACCAGCTGCACCTCCACGAGAGCTGTGTCCTGTCCCTCAAGTTCGCCTCCTGTG GGAAGTGGTTTGTGAGCACGGGGAAGGACAACCTGTTGAATGCCTGGCGGACACCCTATGGAGCCAGCATCTTCCAG tccAAAGAGTCTTCATCTGTGCTGAGCTGCGACATCTCCATCAACGACAAGTTTATCGTTACGGGCTCAGGTGACAAGAAGGCCACTGTGTACGAAGTGGTGTACTGA
- the TLE2 gene encoding transducin-like enhancer protein 2 isoform X6: MLSEPRNHAIGEVGQKSAGCHHCQSRNWLQLVKEYYEMSYGLNIEMHKQAEIVKRLSAICAQIIPFLTQEHQQQVLQAVERAKQVTMGELNSIVGQQQLQHLSHHAPPIPLTPHPSSMQPSSLTGVSSASGLLALSGALMAQSQLAAKEDRVVQDGENREHTPSRDLWVAVAQCLLLMCGLLSSFSLPNLSVSASPPESLQDEERTGSTGLKRKREEKDLPGHYDSDGDKSDYNLVVDEDPPSEPGSPGRAPSARLPPARRDLPGSPASVASSRSATPLRPKDPSASDLSASAPASKSAGSSSPRDTLTPGPGPSSASHLRPPPAKPPATDTITLRSPLSVSSPYTSSFGMVPHATLNGELTAPSMYMGIHLSPQVSSTVMYGRSPMVAFESHPHLRASSLSSSLSTIPGGKPAYSFHVSADGQMQPVPFPPDALIGSGIPRHARQLHTLTHGEVVCAVTISNSTQHVYTGGKGCVKVWDVGQPGTKTAVAQLDCLNRDNYIRSCKLLPDGRSLIVGGEASTLSIWDLAAPTPRIKAELTSSAPACYALAISPDAKVCFSCCSDGNIVVWDLQNQTMVRQFQGHTDGASCIDISNYGTKLWTGGLDNTVRCWDLREGRQLQQHDFSSQIFSLGYCPTGEWLAVGMESSNVEILHVTKPEKYQLHLHESCVLSLKFASCGKWFVSTGKDNLLNAWRTPYGASIFQSKESSSVLSCDISINDKFIVTGSGDKKATVYEVVY, encoded by the exons ATGCTGTCTGAGCCCAGGAATCATGCCATag GGGAGGTGGGACAGAAGTCTGCTGGCTGTCACCACTGCCAGAGTCGCAATTGGCTTCAGCTGGTGAAAGAG TATTATGAAATGTCCTACGGGCTGAACATTGAAATGCACAAGCAG GCAGAGATTGTCAAGAGACTGAGTGCCATCTGCGCCCAGATTATACCCTTCCTGACGCAGGAG caccagcagcaggtcCTGCAGGCGGTGGAGCGGGCCAAGCAGGTGACCATGGGGGAGCTCAACAGCATCGTTGGG cagcagcagcttcagcacctCTCCCACCACGCACCCCCCATCCCGCTGACCCCCCATCCCTCCAGCATGCAGCCATCTAGCCTGACGGGGGTCAGCAGCGCCTCGGGGCTCCTGGCCCTCTCGGGGGCACTCATGGCACAGTCGCAGCTCGCTGCCAAGGAGGACAGAGTGGTccaggatggggagaacagaG AGCACACCCCAAGCCGG GACCTGTGGGTTGCAGTGGCCCAGTGCCTTCTCCTGATGTGTGggctcctttcttctttctcccttcccaaCTTG AGCGTTTCTGCTTCCCCTcctgagagcctgcaggacgAGGAGCGGACGGGCAGCACAGGGCTGAAGCGGAAACGGGAAGAAAAGGACCTTCCTGGGCATTAT GACAGCGATGGGGACAAGAGTGACTACAACCTTGTGGTGGATGAG GACCCGCCCTcggagcccggcagccccggccgcgcgcccagcgcccggctgcccccggcccgccgcgacCTGCCCGGAAGCCCGGCCTCGGTCGCCTCCAGCCGCAGCGCGACTCCCCTCCGGCCGAAGGACCCGAGCGCG AGCGACCTCTCAGCCAGCGCTCCTGCCTCCAAGTCGGCCGGTTCCTCCTCTCCCCGGGACACGCTCACGCCCGGCCCCGGGCCCAGCTCAGCCTCCCATCTCCGGCCACCTCCTGCCAAGCCACCTGCCACAGACACCATCA CTCTCCGCAGCCCGCTGAGCGTGTCCAGCCCCTACACGTCCTCCTTCGGGATGGTGCCTCATGCCACCCTCAACGGCGAGCTCACGGCCCCCAGCATGTATATGGGCATCCACCTCTCCCCACAAGTCAGCAGCACTGTGATGTACGGCCGGTCCCCGATG GTGGCCTTCGAGTCTCACCCTCACCTGAGGGCTTCCTCACTCTCTTCTTCACTCTCCACCATCCCTGGAGGGAAACC CGCCTACTCCTTCCACGTCAGCGCCGACGGGCAGATGCAGCCGGTGCCCTTCCCGCCCGACGCCCTCATCGGCTCCGGCATCCCCCGCCACGCGCGGCAGCTCCACACGCTGACCCACGGCGAGGTGGTCTGCGCCGTCACCATCAGCAACTCCACGCAACATGTCTACACCGGGGGCAAGGGCTGCGTGAAGGTGTGGgacgtggggcagccgggcaccAAGACGGCTGTGGCGCAGCTGGACTGCTTG AACCGGGACAACTACATCCGCTCCTGCAAGCTGCTCCCCGACGGCCGGAGCCTCATCGTGGGAGGGGAGGCCAGCACCCTGTCCATCTGGGACCTGGCTGCCCCCACGCCCCGCATCAAGGCCGAGCTCACCTCCTCCGCGCCCGCCTGCTACGCCCTGGCCATCAGCCCCGACGCCAAGGTctgcttctcctgctgcagcGACGGCAACATCGTGGTGTGGGACCTGCAGAACCAGACCATGGTGAG GCAGTTTCAAGGCCACACGGATGGTGCAAGCTGCATTGATATTTCTAACTATGGCACCAAGCTGTGGACAGGGGGTCTGGACAACACGGTGCGTTGCTGGGACCTGCGGGAAGGGCGTCAGCTGCAGCAGCATGACTTCAGCTCCCag ATCTTCTCCCTGGGGTACTGCCCCACGGGCGAGTGGCTCGCCGTCGGCATGGAGAGCAGCAACGTGGAGATCCTGCATGTGACCAAACCTGAGAAATACCAGCTGCACCTCCACGAGAGCTGTGTCCTGTCCCTCAAGTTCGCCTCCTGTG GGAAGTGGTTTGTGAGCACGGGGAAGGACAACCTGTTGAATGCCTGGCGGACACCCTATGGAGCCAGCATCTTCCAG tccAAAGAGTCTTCATCTGTGCTGAGCTGCGACATCTCCATCAACGACAAGTTTATCGTTACGGGCTCAGGTGACAAGAAGGCCACTGTGTACGAAGTGGTGTACTGA